A single genomic interval of Lathyrus oleraceus cultivar Zhongwan6 chromosome 7, CAAS_Psat_ZW6_1.0, whole genome shotgun sequence harbors:
- the LOC127100435 gene encoding probable phospholipid hydroperoxide glutathione peroxidase: MDTQLTLWNLLPLLVLLFALYFFFLRRSNMAEKSSKSIYDFTVKDIRGNDVSLSEYSGKVLLVVNVASQCGLTQTNYKELNELYEKHKNNGFEILAFPCNQFRSQEPGSSEEIQNVVCTRFKAEFPIFEKVEVNGKNADPLYKFLKDQKGGIFGDGIKWNFTKFLVNKEGKVVERYAPTTSPLKIEKDIAKLLQS, translated from the exons ATGGACACTCAGTTGACTCTCTGGAACTTGTTACCTCTTCTTGTTCTTCTCTTCGCCTTGTACTTTTTCTTTCTTCGTAGATCTAACATGGCCGAAAAATCCTCCAAATCCATATATGATTTCACTGTCAAG GATATCCGTGGAAATGATGTGAGTTTGAGTGAATACAGTGGGAAGGTTCTACTGGTTGTCAATGTTGCTTCACAATG TGGTTTGACACAAACGAATTACAAAGAGTTGAATGAGTTATACGAGAAGCACAAGAATAATG GGTTTGAAATCTTGGCGTTTCCATGCAACCAGTTTCGTTCACAGGAACCGGGATCCAGTGAAGAAATTCAGAATGTTGTCTGCACAAGGTTCAAAGCCGAATTTCCAATTTTCGAAAAG GTTGAAGTTAATGGAAAGAATGCGGATCCTCTTTACAAGTTTTTGAAGGATCAGAAAGGTGGAATATTTGGAGATGGCATCAAGTGGAACTTCACCAAATTCTTGGTAAACAAAGAAGGGAAGGTTGTCGAGAGATATGCTCCTACCACTTCTCCTCTcaaaattgag AAGGACATTGCGAAACTTTTACAGTCTTGA